The following coding sequences are from one Neodiprion lecontei isolate iyNeoLeco1 chromosome 7, iyNeoLeco1.1, whole genome shotgun sequence window:
- the LOC107221207 gene encoding pro-resilin-like: MHRRLEPGYKTVTVNRAAAVLKVRLGAHTLEPADHFRSHNSDPPARHRTIFLLPLLVAVLADPQGPAYLPPTGNSPGRPAAGHPDEWAGDPANYEFSYEVQDAASGLDFGHREMRKDDEATGSYHVLLPDGRTQIVDYVADGGGYRPMVRYEGTASFPAPGGQSGSGEGYRY, translated from the exons ATGCACCGCAGGCTCGAACCTGGATATAAAACTGTAACGGTGAATCGGGCCGCAGCGGTACTGAAAGTGAGACTCGGCGCTCACAC ACTCGAACCAGCGGACCATTTTCGTTCTCACAATTCAGACCCACCTGCGAGACACAGG ACGATTTTCTTGTTGCCGTTACTGGTGGCAGTTCTGGCCGATCCCCAAGGACCCGCGTACCTTCCACCGACTGGGAATTCACCGGGAAGACCTGCCGCCGGCCATCCCGACGAATGGGCTGGC GATCCGGCGAACTACGAATTCTCGTACGAGGTTCAGGACGCAGCATCGGGTCTGGACTTCGGTCACCGGGAAATGCGGAAGGACGACGAGGCGACCGGAAGCTACCACGTTCTACTGCCGGATGGTAGAACCCAGATAGTCGACTACGTTGCAGACGGCGGTGGGTATCGTCCGATGGTCCGCTACGAGGGAACAGCCTCGTTTCCGGCTCCAGGTGGTCAAAGCGGAAGTGGCGAGGGTTACAGATACTAG
- the LOC107221215 gene encoding pro-resilin isoform X1, translated as MFKCVLATAIMALALARPEPPVNSYLPPGRGGQNGGGGSPGFGGSGAPPSDQYSPPGFGGGGSSGGGGGPPSNQYGAPGFGGGSGPSGGGKPSSSYGPPGAGGNGGGNGFGGGDGGNGGGRPSSSYGAPGGAGGNGGGFGGGGSGSGNGNGGSRPSSSYGAPGGPGSNGGGFGGNGGNGGGRPSSSYGAPGGPGSNGGGFGGGNGGGNGGGSGGGRPSSNYGAPGGLGGNGGSFGGGNGGGNGGGSGGGRPSSSYGAPGGPGSNGGGFGGGNGGGNGGGSGGGRPSSSYGAPGGPGSNGGGFGGGNGGGNGGGSGGGRPSSSYGAPGGPGSNGGGFGGGNGGGRPSSSYGAPGGAGGAGGNGGSRPSSSYGAPGAGGNGGGFGGGSNGNGNGGSGAGRPSSSYGAPGAGGNGGGFGGGNPSDSYGAPAAGANRGGGVGADGYASGGPGGNGGGFGNGGSSGGGGSGYGSEGGEDGGNEPAKYEFSYEVKDDESGSNFGHTETRDGDRAQGEFNVLLPDGRKQIVEYEADQDGFKPQIRYEGEAGSEGYGSGGPGESGGNGGSGSGGNGGYPSGGPGSNGGGNGGYSSGGPGGNGGGNGGYSSGGPGGNGGGNGGYSSGGPGGNGGGNGGYSSGGPGSNGGGSGGYSSGRPGSSGFGGGNGNGNGNGGYSAGGSSGGNGGGFGGGGSGGYPSGGPSGNGGNGGFGGGRGGGGGGGGNGNGGYSSGGPSSGNGGGYPSGSGGDAAANGGYQY; from the exons TGTGTCCTAGCCACCGCCATAATGGCGCTGGCTCTAGCGCGGCCAGAGCCGCCGGTGAATTCGTATCTGCCACCGGGTCGAGGTGGACAAAACGGTGGCGGCGGTTCCCCAGGTTTTGGAGGCAGCGGTGCACCGCCGTCGGATCAATACAGTCCACCAGGTTTTGGAGGCGGCGGTAGTTCCGGGGGCGGTGGTGGTCCCCCGTCAAACCAGTATGGAGCACCAGGTTTTGGAGGTGGCAGCGGTCCTTCTGGTGGTGGCAAGCCATCTAGCAGCTACGGACCGCCTGGTGCAGGCGGTAACGGTGGTGGAAATGGATTTGGAGGTGGTGATGGCGGAAACGGCGGCGGCAGACCATCAAGCAGCTACGGTGCACCCGGAGGCGCTGGCGGTAATGGAGGTGGGTTTGGAGGAGGTGGAAGCGGAAGTGGAAATGGAAATGGCGGTAGCAGACCATCGAGCTCCTACGGTGCGCCAGGTGGACCAGGAAGTAACGGGGGTGGATTCGGTGGAAATGGTGGAAACGGAGGTGGCAGACCATCGAGCAGCTACGGAGCTCCGGGTGGACCGGGAAGCAACGGCGGAGGTTTCGGAGGTGGAAACGGTGGTGGTAATGGTGGCGGAAGCGGAGGTGGTAGACCATCGAGCAATTATGGAGCTCCAGGTGGGTTAGGAGGCAACGGCGGAAGCTTTGGAGGTGGAAACGGTGGTGGAAACGGTGGCGGAAGCGGAGGTGGTAGACCATCCAGCAGCTATGGAGCTCCGGGTGGACCAGGAAGCAACGGCGGAGGCTTCGGAGGTGGAAACGGTGGTGGAAACGGTGGTGGAAGCGGAGGTGGTAGGCCATCAAGCAGCTACGGAGCTCCAGGTGGGCCAGGAAGCAACGGTGGAGGTTTCGGAGGTGGAAATGGAGGTGGAAATGGAGGCGGAAGCGGAGGTGGTAGGCCATCAAGCAGCTACGGAGCTCCAGGTGGGCCAGGAAGCAACGGTGGAGGTTTCGGAGGTGGAAATGGAGGCGGTAGGCCATCAAGTAGCTACGGAGCGCCAGGAGGTGCTGGAGGTGCTGGAGGCAACGGAGGAAGTAGACCATCGAGTAGTTACGGAGCCCCTGGTGCCGGAGGCAACGGTGGTGGATTTGGAGGAGGTAGCAACGGTAATGGAAATGGAGGAAGCGGAGCTGGCCGACCATCGAGCAGCTACGGTGCTCCTGGCGCGGGAGGAAACGGAGGTGGATTCGGAGGTGGCAATCCTTCTGACAGCTATGGAGCCCCTGCTGCAGGTGCCAACAGAGGCGGCGGTGTAGGAGCCGATGGTTACGCATCTGGTGGGCCCGGAGGAAACGGCGGAGGATTTGGAAATGGTGGTAGCAGCGGAGGTGGTGGGAGCGGATACGGCAGCGAGGGCGGTGAAGATGGTGGAAAC gaACCGGCGAAGTACGAGTTCTCCTACGAAGTAAAGGACGACGAGTCCGGCAGCAACTTTGGACACACCGAAACTCGTGATGGCGACAGAGCTCAGGGTGAATTCAACGTCCTCCTTCCCGACGGCAGGAAACAGATAGTCGAATACGAGGCTGATCAGGACGGATTCAAACCTCAAATAAGATACGAAGGTGAGGCCGGGTCCGAGGGTTACGGCTCCGGTGGACCAGGCGAAAGTGGCGGTAACGGAGGTTCCGGTTCCGGTGGAAACGGCGGTTACCCCTCCGGCGGGCCGGGTAGCAACGGAGGCGGAAACGGTGGATACTCTTCCGGAGGACCCGGAGGCAACGGAGGCGGAAACGGTGGATACTCTTCCGGAGGACCCGGAGGCAACGGAGGCGGAAACGGTGGATACTCTTCCGGAGGACCCGGAGGCAATGGAGGCGGAAACGGTGGATATTCTTCGGGAGGACCTGGTAGCAACGGAGGTGGAAGCGGTGGATACTCTTCTGGAAGACCTGGAAGCAGCGGATTCGGCGGAGGTAACGGAAACGGGAACGGTAACGGGGGCTACTCTGCGGGTGGTTCAAGTGGCGGTAACGGCGGAGGATTCGGAGGCGGCGGAAGCG GCGGTTACCCGTCCGGCGGACCATCAGGAAACGGTGGAAACGGTGGATTCGGAGGCGGACgaggcggtggtggtggtggaggCGGAAACGGGAATGGTGGCTACTCTTCCGGGGGTCCGAGCAGCGGTAACGGGGGCGGTTACCCGTCGGGGAGCGGAGGTGACGCGGCGGCTAACGGAGGTTATCAATACTAA
- the LOC107221215 gene encoding pro-resilin isoform X2, which translates to MFKCVLATAIMALALARPEPPVNSYLPPGRGGQNGGGGSPGFGGSGAPPSDQYSPPGFGGGGSSGGGGGPPSNQYGAPGFGGGSGPSGGGKPSSSYGPPGAGGNGGGNGFGGGDGGNGGGRPSSSYGAPGGAGGNGGGFGGGGSGSGNGNGGSRPSSSYGAPGGPGSNGGGFGGNGGNGGGRPSSSYGAPGGPGSNGGGFGGGNGGGNGGGSGGGRPSSNYGAPGGLGGNGGSFGGGNGGGNGGGSGGGRPSSSYGAPGGPGSNGGGFGGGNGGGNGGGSGGGRPSSSYGAPGGPGSNGGGFGGGNGGGRPSSSYGAPGGAGGAGGNGGSRPSSSYGAPGAGGNGGGFGGGSNGNGNGGSGAGRPSSSYGAPGAGGNGGGFGGGNPSDSYGAPAAGANRGGGVGADGYASGGPGGNGGGFGNGGSSGGGGSGYGSEGGEDGGNEPAKYEFSYEVKDDESGSNFGHTETRDGDRAQGEFNVLLPDGRKQIVEYEADQDGFKPQIRYEGEAGSEGYGSGGPGESGGNGGSGSGGNGGYPSGGPGSNGGGNGGYSSGGPGGNGGGNGGYSSGGPGGNGGGNGGYSSGGPGGNGGGNGGYSSGGPGSNGGGSGGYSSGRPGSSGFGGGNGNGNGNGGYSAGGSSGGNGGGFGGGGSGGYPSGGPSGNGGNGGFGGGRGGGGGGGGNGNGGYSSGGPSSGNGGGYPSGSGGDAAANGGYQY; encoded by the exons TGTGTCCTAGCCACCGCCATAATGGCGCTGGCTCTAGCGCGGCCAGAGCCGCCGGTGAATTCGTATCTGCCACCGGGTCGAGGTGGACAAAACGGTGGCGGCGGTTCCCCAGGTTTTGGAGGCAGCGGTGCACCGCCGTCGGATCAATACAGTCCACCAGGTTTTGGAGGCGGCGGTAGTTCCGGGGGCGGTGGTGGTCCCCCGTCAAACCAGTATGGAGCACCAGGTTTTGGAGGTGGCAGCGGTCCTTCTGGTGGTGGCAAGCCATCTAGCAGCTACGGACCGCCTGGTGCAGGCGGTAACGGTGGTGGAAATGGATTTGGAGGTGGTGATGGCGGAAACGGCGGCGGCAGACCATCAAGCAGCTACGGTGCACCCGGAGGCGCTGGCGGTAATGGAGGTGGGTTTGGAGGAGGTGGAAGCGGAAGTGGAAATGGAAATGGCGGTAGCAGACCATCGAGCTCCTACGGTGCGCCAGGTGGACCAGGAAGTAACGGGGGTGGATTCGGTGGAAATGGTGGAAACGGAGGTGGCAGACCATCGAGCAGCTACGGAGCTCCGGGTGGACCGGGAAGCAACGGCGGAGGTTTCGGAGGTGGAAACGGTGGTGGTAATGGTGGCGGAAGCGGAGGTGGTAGACCATCGAGCAATTATGGAGCTCCAGGTGGGTTAGGAGGCAACGGCGGAAGCTTTGGAGGTGGAAACGGTGGTGGAAACGGTGGCGGAAGCGGAGGTGGTAGACCATCCAGCAGCTATGGAGCTCCGGGTGGACCAGGAAGCAACGGCGGAGGCTTCGGAGGTGGAAACGGTGGTGGAAACGGTGGTGGAAGCGGAGGTGGTAGGCCATCAAGCAGCTACGGAGCTCCAGGTGGGCCAGGAAGCAACGGTGGAG GTTTCGGAGGTGGAAATGGAGGCGGTAGGCCATCAAGTAGCTACGGAGCGCCAGGAGGTGCTGGAGGTGCTGGAGGCAACGGAGGAAGTAGACCATCGAGTAGTTACGGAGCCCCTGGTGCCGGAGGCAACGGTGGTGGATTTGGAGGAGGTAGCAACGGTAATGGAAATGGAGGAAGCGGAGCTGGCCGACCATCGAGCAGCTACGGTGCTCCTGGCGCGGGAGGAAACGGAGGTGGATTCGGAGGTGGCAATCCTTCTGACAGCTATGGAGCCCCTGCTGCAGGTGCCAACAGAGGCGGCGGTGTAGGAGCCGATGGTTACGCATCTGGTGGGCCCGGAGGAAACGGCGGAGGATTTGGAAATGGTGGTAGCAGCGGAGGTGGTGGGAGCGGATACGGCAGCGAGGGCGGTGAAGATGGTGGAAAC gaACCGGCGAAGTACGAGTTCTCCTACGAAGTAAAGGACGACGAGTCCGGCAGCAACTTTGGACACACCGAAACTCGTGATGGCGACAGAGCTCAGGGTGAATTCAACGTCCTCCTTCCCGACGGCAGGAAACAGATAGTCGAATACGAGGCTGATCAGGACGGATTCAAACCTCAAATAAGATACGAAGGTGAGGCCGGGTCCGAGGGTTACGGCTCCGGTGGACCAGGCGAAAGTGGCGGTAACGGAGGTTCCGGTTCCGGTGGAAACGGCGGTTACCCCTCCGGCGGGCCGGGTAGCAACGGAGGCGGAAACGGTGGATACTCTTCCGGAGGACCCGGAGGCAACGGAGGCGGAAACGGTGGATACTCTTCCGGAGGACCCGGAGGCAACGGAGGCGGAAACGGTGGATACTCTTCCGGAGGACCCGGAGGCAATGGAGGCGGAAACGGTGGATATTCTTCGGGAGGACCTGGTAGCAACGGAGGTGGAAGCGGTGGATACTCTTCTGGAAGACCTGGAAGCAGCGGATTCGGCGGAGGTAACGGAAACGGGAACGGTAACGGGGGCTACTCTGCGGGTGGTTCAAGTGGCGGTAACGGCGGAGGATTCGGAGGCGGCGGAAGCG GCGGTTACCCGTCCGGCGGACCATCAGGAAACGGTGGAAACGGTGGATTCGGAGGCGGACgaggcggtggtggtggtggaggCGGAAACGGGAATGGTGGCTACTCTTCCGGGGGTCCGAGCAGCGGTAACGGGGGCGGTTACCCGTCGGGGAGCGGAGGTGACGCGGCGGCTAACGGAGGTTATCAATACTAA
- the LOC107221215 gene encoding pro-resilin isoform X3, whose product MFKCVLATAIMALALARPEPPVNSYLPPGRGGQNGGGGSPGFGGSGAPPSDQYSPPGFGGGGSSGGGGGPPSNQYGAPGFGGGSGPSGGGKPSSSYGPPGAGGNGGGNGFGGGDGGNGGGRPSSSYGAPGGAGGNGGGFGGGGSGSGNGNGGSRPSSSYGAPGGPGSNGGGFGGNGGNGGGRPSSSYGAPGGPGSNGGGFGGGNGGGNGGGSGGGRPSSNYGAPGGLGGNGGSFGGGNGGGNGGGSGGGRPSSSYGAPGGPGSNGGGFGGGNGGGNGGGSGGGRPSSSYGAPGGPGSNGGGFGGGNGGGRPSSSYGAPGGAGGAGGNGGSRPSSSYGAPGAGGNGGGFGGGSNGNGNGGSGAGRPSSSYGAPGAGGNGGGFGGGNPSDSYGAPAAGANRGGGVGADGYASGGPGGNGGGFGNGGSSGGGGSGYGSEGGEDGGNEPAKYEFSYEVKDDESGSNFGHTETRDGDRAQGEFNVLLPDGRKQIVEYEADQDGFKPQIRYEGEAGSEGYGSGGPGESGGNGGSGSGGNGGYPSGGPGSNGGGNGGYSSGGPGGNGGGNGGYSSGGPGGNGGGNGGYSSGGPGGNGGGNGGYSSGGPGSNGGGSGGYSSGRPGSSGFGGGNGNGNGNGGYSAGGSSGGNGGGFGGGGSGGYPSGGPSGNGGNGGFGGGRGGGGGGGGNGNGGYSSGGPSSGNGGGYPSGSGGDAAANGGYQY is encoded by the exons TGTGTCCTAGCCACCGCCATAATGGCGCTGGCTCTAGCGCGGCCAGAGCCGCCGGTGAATTCGTATCTGCCACCGGGTCGAGGTGGACAAAACGGTGGCGGCGGTTCCCCAGGTTTTGGAGGCAGCGGTGCACCGCCGTCGGATCAATACAGTCCACCAGGTTTTGGAGGCGGCGGTAGTTCCGGGGGCGGTGGTGGTCCCCCGTCAAACCAGTATGGAGCACCAGGTTTTGGAGGTGGCAGCGGTCCTTCTGGTGGTGGCAAGCCATCTAGCAGCTACGGACCGCCTGGTGCAGGCGGTAACGGTGGTGGAAATGGATTTGGAGGTGGTGATGGCGGAAACGGCGGCGGCAGACCATCAAGCAGCTACGGTGCACCCGGAGGCGCTGGCGGTAATGGAGGTGGGTTTGGAGGAGGTGGAAGCGGAAGTGGAAATGGAAATGGCGGTAGCAGACCATCGAGCTCCTACGGTGCGCCAGGTGGACCAGGAAGTAACGGGGGTGGATTCGGTGGAAATGGTGGAAACGGAGGTGGCAGACCATCGAGCAGCTACGGAGCTCCGGGTGGACCGGGAAGCAACGGCGGAGGTTTCGGAGGTGGAAACGGTGGTGGTAATGGTGGCGGAAGCGGAGGTGGTAGACCATCGAGCAATTATGGAGCTCCAGGTGGGTTAGGAGGCAACGGCGGAAGCTTTGGAGGTGGAAACGGTGGTGGAAACGGTGGCGGAAGCGGAGGTGGTAGACCATCCAGCAGCTATGGAGCTCCGGGTGGACCAGGAAGCAACGGCGGAGGCTTCGGAGGTGGAAACGGTGGTGGAAACGGTGGTGGAAGCGGAGGTGGTAGGCCATCAAGCAGCTACGGAGCTCCAGGTGGGCCAGGAAGCAACGGTGGAGGTTTCGGAG GTGGAAATGGAGGCGGTAGGCCATCAAGTAGCTACGGAGCGCCAGGAGGTGCTGGAGGTGCTGGAGGCAACGGAGGAAGTAGACCATCGAGTAGTTACGGAGCCCCTGGTGCCGGAGGCAACGGTGGTGGATTTGGAGGAGGTAGCAACGGTAATGGAAATGGAGGAAGCGGAGCTGGCCGACCATCGAGCAGCTACGGTGCTCCTGGCGCGGGAGGAAACGGAGGTGGATTCGGAGGTGGCAATCCTTCTGACAGCTATGGAGCCCCTGCTGCAGGTGCCAACAGAGGCGGCGGTGTAGGAGCCGATGGTTACGCATCTGGTGGGCCCGGAGGAAACGGCGGAGGATTTGGAAATGGTGGTAGCAGCGGAGGTGGTGGGAGCGGATACGGCAGCGAGGGCGGTGAAGATGGTGGAAAC gaACCGGCGAAGTACGAGTTCTCCTACGAAGTAAAGGACGACGAGTCCGGCAGCAACTTTGGACACACCGAAACTCGTGATGGCGACAGAGCTCAGGGTGAATTCAACGTCCTCCTTCCCGACGGCAGGAAACAGATAGTCGAATACGAGGCTGATCAGGACGGATTCAAACCTCAAATAAGATACGAAGGTGAGGCCGGGTCCGAGGGTTACGGCTCCGGTGGACCAGGCGAAAGTGGCGGTAACGGAGGTTCCGGTTCCGGTGGAAACGGCGGTTACCCCTCCGGCGGGCCGGGTAGCAACGGAGGCGGAAACGGTGGATACTCTTCCGGAGGACCCGGAGGCAACGGAGGCGGAAACGGTGGATACTCTTCCGGAGGACCCGGAGGCAACGGAGGCGGAAACGGTGGATACTCTTCCGGAGGACCCGGAGGCAATGGAGGCGGAAACGGTGGATATTCTTCGGGAGGACCTGGTAGCAACGGAGGTGGAAGCGGTGGATACTCTTCTGGAAGACCTGGAAGCAGCGGATTCGGCGGAGGTAACGGAAACGGGAACGGTAACGGGGGCTACTCTGCGGGTGGTTCAAGTGGCGGTAACGGCGGAGGATTCGGAGGCGGCGGAAGCG GCGGTTACCCGTCCGGCGGACCATCAGGAAACGGTGGAAACGGTGGATTCGGAGGCGGACgaggcggtggtggtggtggaggCGGAAACGGGAATGGTGGCTACTCTTCCGGGGGTCCGAGCAGCGGTAACGGGGGCGGTTACCCGTCGGGGAGCGGAGGTGACGCGGCGGCTAACGGAGGTTATCAATACTAA